From Polyodon spathula isolate WHYD16114869_AA chromosome 24, ASM1765450v1, whole genome shotgun sequence, one genomic window encodes:
- the LOC121298830 gene encoding G-protein-signaling modulator 1-like, whose amino-acid sequence MGGKVAESEAETDTRQAKSETEGQEEEEGEKGEGESGGGAGRGSANSDSAVPPTHTLHPRAAELKTRRLTPDLPESLFELLFQSQGRRLNDQRCSFRRERGREGLQRGWQSEPSTPVEKRKVFFSSMTSLQTEEFFEMLANSQGRRLDNQRAELQEPPPPSPPACEKAIVEGAGLEEEPNLSVTEGGAEKKAADEELYSMILSYQVQGRIDEQRSRPPGPVDDEGFFSLLLRVQGGRMEEQRVELPEGLLRRVNSH is encoded by the exons ATGGGAGGTAAGGTTGCAGAAAGTGAGGCAGAGACAGACACAAGGCAGGCGAAGAGTGAGACTGAGgggcaggaggaagaggagggtgAGAAGGGTGAAGGAGAGTCAGGGGGAGGGGCTGGAAGAGGATCGGCCAATTCTGATTCTGCAGTGCCCCCCACTCACACTCTGCATCCTAGAGCAGCCGAACTCAAG ACTCGCAGATTAACCCCTGACCTCCCGGAGAGCTTGTTTGAGCTGTTGTTCCAGTCGCAGGGTCGGCGCCTCAATGACCAGCGCTGCTCCTTCCGGAGGGAGCGGGGGCGGGAGGGGCTGCAGAGAGGCTGGCAGTCTGAGCCAAGCACCCCTGTCGAGAAGCGGAAAG TCTTCTTTTCCTCGATGACCTCGCTGCAGACAGAGGAGTTCTTTGAGATGCTGGCAAACTCGCAGGGGCGTCGCCTGGACAACCAAAGGGCAGAGCTACAGgagccccctcccccctcccccccagcctGTGAAAAGGCCATCGTAGAAGGGGCGGGGTTAGAGGAAGAGCCTAATTTGAGTGTGACAGAAGGTGGAGCCGAGAAAAAAGCTGCAGATGAGGAATTGTACAGCATGATCCTGTCCTATCAG GTGCAGGGTCGTATTGATGAGCAGCGCTCCCGCCCACCTGGCCCTGTTGATGATGAGGGATTCTTCTCTCTGCTGCTCCGGGTTCAAGGAGGGCGAATGGAAGAGCAGAGGGTGGAGCTTCCAGAAGGACTTCTGCGAAGGGTCAACTCCCACTGA